From the Manis javanica isolate MJ-LG chromosome 13, MJ_LKY, whole genome shotgun sequence genome, one window contains:
- the LOC108409999 gene encoding zinc finger protein 426-like isoform X2, translating into MAAINLTHDLLSMDPVSLHEENTEAERMALWLKNPHQDPVTFDDVAVDFTQEEWMLLDLTQRKLYRSVMLNNYWNLVKVGYQLSKPSLIAWLEQEELRTVEKEVLQEWTVRLKTKGSAVHQNIVGGKISSEERTHRGAELYEQCGRVLSQHVLLKTHVKTQNRGNNSECSQYRKCFYTVSKKNSTEEEVTEFNQLGSSLTEKPFEHSDCGTMFVTHPQFQSHVRTHKGEKLDEGNQYKGVLIQSTGFPVHVEMQVDKKPYKCKECGRLYTDSKCLNDHMARIHTRARPFKCKECGKTFVHPSALKRHLISHTGERPFECRECGKTFAIPSYLTAHLKIHTGDKPFECNLCGKAYPYPSVLKTHMRTHTGEKPYECKHCGKAFSVNATLTQHVRLHTGEKPYQCEKCGKAFTGPSSLSKHVRTHR; encoded by the exons ATGGCAGCCATCAATTTGACTCATG atctTCTGTCAATGGATCCAGTCTCCCTTCATGAGGAAAACACAGAGGCAGAAAGGATGGCTCTCTGGCTGAAAAATCCTCATCAG GATCCAGTGACCTTTGATGATGTGGCTGTGGACTTCACCCAGGAGGAGTGGATGTTATTGGACCTTACTCAGAGAAAGCTATACAGAAGTGTGATGCTGAATAACTATTGGAACCTGGTTAAAGTAG GATACCAACTGTCCAAACCCAGTCTGATAGCTTGGCTGGAACAAGAAGAGTTGAGGACAGTGGAGAAAGAAGTTTTACAAG aatgGACAGTGAGACTCAAAACCAAAGGGTCCGCAGTTCACCAGAATATTGTTGGAGGAAAAATATCCAGTGAG GAAAGGACCCACAGGGGGGCAGAACTTTATGAGCAATGCGGAAGAGTCCTCAGTCAACATGTATTACTTAAGACACATGTAAAGACTCAAAATAGAGGAAATAATTCTGAGTGTAGTCAGTACAGAAAATGCTTTTATACAGTGAGCAAGAAAAACTCTACTGAAGAGGAAGTTACTGAGTTTAATCAGCTTGGCAGCAgcctgacagagaaaccctttgAACACAGTGACTGTGGAACAATGTTTGTGACTCACCCACAATTTCAGTCACATGTGAGAACTCACAAGGGAGAAAAACTTGATGAAGGGAACCAATATAAAGGAGTTTTAATTCAGTCAACAGGCTTTCCTGTGCATGTTGAAATGCAAGTTGATAAAAAACCCtataaatgtaaggaatgtgggaggTTGTATACAGATTCCAAATGCCTTAATGATCACATGGCTCGAATTCATACTAGGGCAAGACCCTTTaagtgtaaggaatgtgggaaaacTTTTGTTCATCCCTCAGCCCTTAAAAGACATCTAATAAGTCACACTGGAGAGAGGCCCTTTGAATGTCGTGAATGTGGGAAAACCTTTGCCATACCGTCATATCTAACTGCACACTTGAAAATTCACACTGGAGATAAGCCATTTGAGTGTAATTTATGTGGAAAAGCATACCCATATCCCTCGGTACTTAAGACTCACATGCGAactcacactggagagaagcccTATGAATGTAAGCACTGTGGAAAAGCCTTCTCTGTGAATGCAACCCTGACTCAACATGTGAGActtcacactggagagaagcccTATCAGTGTGAgaaatgtgggaaggccttcacTGGGCCTTCAAGCCTTAGCAAACATGTACGAACTCACAGATAA
- the LOC108409999 gene encoding zinc finger protein 426-like isoform X1 — MAAINLTHDLLSMDPVSLHEENTEAERMALWLKNPHQDPVTFDDVAVDFTQEEWMLLDLTQRKLYRSVMLNNYWNLVKVGYQLSKPSLIAWLEQEELRTVEKEVLQEWTVRLKTKGSAVHQNIVGGKISSEVQTERTHRGAELYEQCGRVLSQHVLLKTHVKTQNRGNNSECSQYRKCFYTVSKKNSTEEEVTEFNQLGSSLTEKPFEHSDCGTMFVTHPQFQSHVRTHKGEKLDEGNQYKGVLIQSTGFPVHVEMQVDKKPYKCKECGRLYTDSKCLNDHMARIHTRARPFKCKECGKTFVHPSALKRHLISHTGERPFECRECGKTFAIPSYLTAHLKIHTGDKPFECNLCGKAYPYPSVLKTHMRTHTGEKPYECKHCGKAFSVNATLTQHVRLHTGEKPYQCEKCGKAFTGPSSLSKHVRTHR, encoded by the exons ATGGCAGCCATCAATTTGACTCATG atctTCTGTCAATGGATCCAGTCTCCCTTCATGAGGAAAACACAGAGGCAGAAAGGATGGCTCTCTGGCTGAAAAATCCTCATCAG GATCCAGTGACCTTTGATGATGTGGCTGTGGACTTCACCCAGGAGGAGTGGATGTTATTGGACCTTACTCAGAGAAAGCTATACAGAAGTGTGATGCTGAATAACTATTGGAACCTGGTTAAAGTAG GATACCAACTGTCCAAACCCAGTCTGATAGCTTGGCTGGAACAAGAAGAGTTGAGGACAGTGGAGAAAGAAGTTTTACAAG aatgGACAGTGAGACTCAAAACCAAAGGGTCCGCAGTTCACCAGAATATTGTTGGAGGAAAAATATCCAGTGAGGTACAAACT GAAAGGACCCACAGGGGGGCAGAACTTTATGAGCAATGCGGAAGAGTCCTCAGTCAACATGTATTACTTAAGACACATGTAAAGACTCAAAATAGAGGAAATAATTCTGAGTGTAGTCAGTACAGAAAATGCTTTTATACAGTGAGCAAGAAAAACTCTACTGAAGAGGAAGTTACTGAGTTTAATCAGCTTGGCAGCAgcctgacagagaaaccctttgAACACAGTGACTGTGGAACAATGTTTGTGACTCACCCACAATTTCAGTCACATGTGAGAACTCACAAGGGAGAAAAACTTGATGAAGGGAACCAATATAAAGGAGTTTTAATTCAGTCAACAGGCTTTCCTGTGCATGTTGAAATGCAAGTTGATAAAAAACCCtataaatgtaaggaatgtgggaggTTGTATACAGATTCCAAATGCCTTAATGATCACATGGCTCGAATTCATACTAGGGCAAGACCCTTTaagtgtaaggaatgtgggaaaacTTTTGTTCATCCCTCAGCCCTTAAAAGACATCTAATAAGTCACACTGGAGAGAGGCCCTTTGAATGTCGTGAATGTGGGAAAACCTTTGCCATACCGTCATATCTAACTGCACACTTGAAAATTCACACTGGAGATAAGCCATTTGAGTGTAATTTATGTGGAAAAGCATACCCATATCCCTCGGTACTTAAGACTCACATGCGAactcacactggagagaagcccTATGAATGTAAGCACTGTGGAAAAGCCTTCTCTGTGAATGCAACCCTGACTCAACATGTGAGActtcacactggagagaagcccTATCAGTGTGAgaaatgtgggaaggccttcacTGGGCCTTCAAGCCTTAGCAAACATGTACGAACTCACAGATAA
- the LOC108409999 gene encoding zinc finger protein 426-like isoform X3, with protein MDPVSLHEENTEAERMALWLKNPHQDPVTFDDVAVDFTQEEWMLLDLTQRKLYRSVMLNNYWNLVKVGYQLSKPSLIAWLEQEELRTVEKEVLQEWTVRLKTKGSAVHQNIVGGKISSEVQTERTHRGAELYEQCGRVLSQHVLLKTHVKTQNRGNNSECSQYRKCFYTVSKKNSTEEEVTEFNQLGSSLTEKPFEHSDCGTMFVTHPQFQSHVRTHKGEKLDEGNQYKGVLIQSTGFPVHVEMQVDKKPYKCKECGRLYTDSKCLNDHMARIHTRARPFKCKECGKTFVHPSALKRHLISHTGERPFECRECGKTFAIPSYLTAHLKIHTGDKPFECNLCGKAYPYPSVLKTHMRTHTGEKPYECKHCGKAFSVNATLTQHVRLHTGEKPYQCEKCGKAFTGPSSLSKHVRTHR; from the exons ATGGATCCAGTCTCCCTTCATGAGGAAAACACAGAGGCAGAAAGGATGGCTCTCTGGCTGAAAAATCCTCATCAG GATCCAGTGACCTTTGATGATGTGGCTGTGGACTTCACCCAGGAGGAGTGGATGTTATTGGACCTTACTCAGAGAAAGCTATACAGAAGTGTGATGCTGAATAACTATTGGAACCTGGTTAAAGTAG GATACCAACTGTCCAAACCCAGTCTGATAGCTTGGCTGGAACAAGAAGAGTTGAGGACAGTGGAGAAAGAAGTTTTACAAG aatgGACAGTGAGACTCAAAACCAAAGGGTCCGCAGTTCACCAGAATATTGTTGGAGGAAAAATATCCAGTGAGGTACAAACT GAAAGGACCCACAGGGGGGCAGAACTTTATGAGCAATGCGGAAGAGTCCTCAGTCAACATGTATTACTTAAGACACATGTAAAGACTCAAAATAGAGGAAATAATTCTGAGTGTAGTCAGTACAGAAAATGCTTTTATACAGTGAGCAAGAAAAACTCTACTGAAGAGGAAGTTACTGAGTTTAATCAGCTTGGCAGCAgcctgacagagaaaccctttgAACACAGTGACTGTGGAACAATGTTTGTGACTCACCCACAATTTCAGTCACATGTGAGAACTCACAAGGGAGAAAAACTTGATGAAGGGAACCAATATAAAGGAGTTTTAATTCAGTCAACAGGCTTTCCTGTGCATGTTGAAATGCAAGTTGATAAAAAACCCtataaatgtaaggaatgtgggaggTTGTATACAGATTCCAAATGCCTTAATGATCACATGGCTCGAATTCATACTAGGGCAAGACCCTTTaagtgtaaggaatgtgggaaaacTTTTGTTCATCCCTCAGCCCTTAAAAGACATCTAATAAGTCACACTGGAGAGAGGCCCTTTGAATGTCGTGAATGTGGGAAAACCTTTGCCATACCGTCATATCTAACTGCACACTTGAAAATTCACACTGGAGATAAGCCATTTGAGTGTAATTTATGTGGAAAAGCATACCCATATCCCTCGGTACTTAAGACTCACATGCGAactcacactggagagaagcccTATGAATGTAAGCACTGTGGAAAAGCCTTCTCTGTGAATGCAACCCTGACTCAACATGTGAGActtcacactggagagaagcccTATCAGTGTGAgaaatgtgggaaggccttcacTGGGCCTTCAAGCCTTAGCAAACATGTACGAACTCACAGATAA
- the LOC108386971 gene encoding olfactory receptor 7D4-like encodes MSMCRWYLKLMTSRGAHGLFAERCFSLLSQQTHHQHMEAGNSTDVSQFLLSGLSEDPELQPLLFGLLLSMYLVTVLGNLLIILAVGSDPHVHTPMYFFLSHLSFVDICFTSTTVPKMLVNIQTQRKDISYIGCLTQVYFFMIFAGLDGFLLTVMAYDRYVAICHPLHYTAIMNLRLCGLLVLACWFTIFWVSLTHILLMVQLTFCAGTEIPHFCELTQVLKVACSDTSVNNIFLYVSTVVLGVVPLTGILFSYSQIVCTLIRMSSAGGKYKAFSTCGSHLSVVSLYYGTSLGVYLSVAATHSPQRSLIASVMYTVVTPMLNPFIYSLRNKDVKGALGRLLRSPLSVMGHWPQN; translated from the coding sequence ATGTCCATGTGCAGGTGGTATCTGAAGTTGATGACTAGCCGAGGTGCCCACGGGCTGTTTGCTGAACGttgtttttccctcctttcccagcaGACACACCACCAGCAtatggaagcaggaaacagcactgACGTATCACAATTTCTCCTCTCGGGCCTCTCAGAGGATCCAGAACTTCAGCCCCTCCTCTTTGGATTGCTACTGTCCATGTACCTCGTCACTGTgctggggaacctgctcatcatcctggccGTCGGCTCCGACCCCCAcgtccacacccccatgtacttcttcctctcccacctgtcctttgtggacatctgcttcacctccaccaccgtccccaagatgctggtgaacatccagacacagagaaaagacatctCCTACATAGGATGCCTCACTCAGgtgtatttttttatgatttttgctGGATTGGATGGCTTCCTCCTGaccgtgatggcctatgaccggtatgtggccatctgccaccccctGCACTACACGGCCATCATGAACCTCCGGCTCTGTGGGCTCCTGGTCCTTGCATGTTGGTTCACCATATTCTGGGTCTCACTGACTcatattctactgatggtgcagCTGACCTTCTGTGCAGGCACTGAAATCCCGCACTTCTGTGAACTGACTCAGGTTCTCAAGGTGGCCTGCTCTGACACCTCTGTCAATAACATCTTCTTGTATGTGTCAACCGTTGTTCTGGGTGTAGTACCCCTCACTGGGATCCTCTTCTCTTACTCTCAGATTGTCTGCACTTTAATTAGAATGTCCTCTGCAGGGGGGAAGTATAAAGCATTTTCCACCTGTGGGTCTCACCTGTCTGTGGTCTCCTTGTACTATGGGACAAGCCTGGGGGTCTACCTCAGCGTGGCTGCAACCCATTCTCCCCAGAGGAGCTTGATCGCCTCGGTGATGTACACGGTGGtcacccccatgctgaaccccttcatctacagcctgcGGAACAAGGATGTGAAGGGGGCCCTGGGAAGGCTCCTCAGGAGCCCCTTGTCTGTGATGGGCCACTGGCCtcagaattaa